The following are encoded together in the Lactuca sativa cultivar Salinas chromosome 1, Lsat_Salinas_v11, whole genome shotgun sequence genome:
- the LOC111920161 gene encoding F-box protein At1g67340 codes for MKKQLRQRGGGAVLYGTTTTRSDLFESLPDEIVIVILCKLTSTASSPADFVAVLLTCKRLKKLGVHPLVLSNAGSGAVAVRAKNWSDEAHRFLKLCVNAGNKEAYYTLGMIRFYCLQNRGSGASLMAKAAIKSHAPALYSLALIQFNGSGGKKNDKDLRAAVALCARAAYLGHVDALRELGHCLQDGYGVRKDVEEGRRLLVQANACELASVLRAFNTTPSHRPDLIESNGSPCGYGSSLLEKKLHPANRFLIEWFGLRGGGVPGPGLRLCSDGWCGRPETRRNEFRRCSGCGMVNYCSRGCQAHDWRVHHKLECAPMEEWNHVIDGVDEEEQVTDDRTVEIYEIESDEPLDSSL; via the exons ATGAAGAAGCAGCTACGACAAAGAGGAGGAGGAGCTGTTCTTTatggaacaacaacaacaagatcCGATCTGTTTGAATCGTTACCTGATGAGATTGTTATTGTAATTCTGTGCAAACTCACTTCTACGGCATCTTCTCCGGCTGATTTCGTGGCTGTTCTTCTTAC ATGTAAAAGGTTGAAGAAATTAGGCGTGCATCCTCTGGTTTTGTCGAACGCCGGAAGCGGAGCGGTTGCCGTCAGAGCTAAAAACTGGTCTGATGAGGCTCACCGGTTTTTGAAATTGTGCGTCAACGCCGGCAACAAAGAGGCGTATTATACTCTTGGAATG ATCCGATTTTATTGTCTACAAAATCGAGGAAGTGGAGCGTCGTTGATGGCGAAAGCGGCGATTAAGTCTCACGCGCCGGCACTATACTCACTGGCTCTGATTCAGTTCAACGGCAGTGGAGGCAAGAAAAACGATAAGGACCTCCGAGCTGCAGTTGCTCTCTGTGCAAGAGCCGCTTATCTCGGTCACGTCGACGCTCTTAGGGAGCTCGGACACTGCCTTCAAGACGGTTACGGTGTACGGAAAGACGTCGAAGAAGGACGCCGTCTCCTCGTCCAAGCCAACGCGTGTGAACTTGCGTCCGTCCTACGCGCATTCAACACTACGCCGTCTCATCGACCGGATTTAATAGAATCAAATGGATCACCATGCGGATACGGTTCAAGCTTACTGGAGAAAAAACTCCACCCTGCGAACCGGTTTTTGATTGAGTGGTTTGGGTTGAGAGGCGGCGGCGTTCCGGGTCCGGGTCTGAGATTGTGCTCCGATGGGTGGTGTGGTCGACCGGAGACCCGAAGGAATGAGTTCAGAAGATGTTCGGGTTGTGGGATGGTGAACTACTGCTCACGTGGGTGTCAGGCGCATGATTGGAGGGTGCACCATAAGCTAGAGTGCGCACCTATGGAGGAATGGAATCATGTTATTGACGGCGTAGATGAGGAAGAACAGGTAACTGATGATCGGACGGTTGAGATCTACGAAATAGAAAGCGATGAACCTCTGGACTCTTCTCTATGA